A single window of Cottoperca gobio chromosome 9, fCotGob3.1, whole genome shotgun sequence DNA harbors:
- the LOC115013973 gene encoding probable isoprenylcysteine alpha-carbonyl methylesterase ICME, whose product MSGLKNHMSLPVSVGVLLVGLPYSISLAAQWIYGWPNKPGYKKYIEALKPRRIYCLTRAVLETLKYLQYGRLYFQWKSWYKNDENRKHYEKGITFGRRSNKLDLYHPPNACSSKDAPAPLVVFIFGGGWGSGDRSIYCLLARKMAEELSATVICPDYFTYPKGNVLGMIQDIADCLVWAQESGHKFNFDKDNIVLIGHSAGAHLCALTSLFLIDAREELFIEAGKQRDVTLAIRGIICLSGVYNIMDHYEHEQNRGVEYVSTMHKAMNGVENFPYYSPTQLLKALSQDKLDRVPPFALLHGTNDIIVPVESSIKFSDLLTSLSIKVSLYLLPRVDHTEIVTDLMASDRRFYHPIYSCIKHEYRTLLGIC is encoded by the exons AT GTCGGGGTTAAAAAATCACATGTCACTGCCTGTGTCGGTGGGTGTCCTGTTGGTGGGCCTCCCATACTCCATCTCTCTAGCTGCTCAGTGGATTTACGGCTGGCCCAACAAGCCTGGATATAAGAAGTACATCGAAGCTCTAAAACCAAG GCGAATATACTGTTTGACCAGAGCTGTCCTGGAAACACTCAAATATCTGCAATATGGGAGACTTTACTTTCAGTGGAAGTCATGGTACAAGAATGACGAAAACCGTAAGCATTATGAGAAG GGCATTACATTTGGTCGGCGAAGCAACAAGCTTGACTTGTACCACCCTCCGAACGCGTGCAGCTCCAAAGATGCGCCTGCACCGCTGGTGGTTTTCATCTTCGGAGGTGGGTGGGGCTCCGGAGATAGATCCATTTACTGTTTGCTGGCCAGGAAGATGGCTGAAGAACTGAGTGCAACTGTCATTTGTCCTGATTACTTCACCTATCCAAAG GGGAACGTTTTAGGGATGATCCAAGATATTGCTGACTGCTTGGTTTGGGCCCAAGAGAGTGGACACAAGTTCAACTTTGACAAA gACAACATAGTATTAATTGGCCATTCGGCGGGTGCACATTTGTGTGCACTGACCTCACTGTTCCTCATTGATGCAAGAGAGGAGCTTTTCATAGAGGCCGGCAAGCAGAGGGACGTTACACTGGCGATAAGAGGGATTATTT GTCTGAGCGGCGTGTACAACATCATGGATCATTATGAGCACGAGCAGAATCGAGGAGTGGAATATGTCTCCACCATGCACAAAGCCATGAATGGAGTGGAGAACTTCCCGTACTACTCGCCAACACAGTTACTGAAGGCGTTAAGCCAGGACAAACTGGACAG AGTGCCTCCGTTCGCTTTGCTCCACGGGACCAATGACATTATCGTTCCTGTTGAGTCTTCCATAAAGTTCTCCGATCTCCTCACCTCGCTGTCCATAAAGGTGTCGCTCTACCTGCTGCCCAGAGTTGACCACACTGAGATCGTCACCGACCTCATGGCGTCAGACAGGCGCTTCTACCATCCCATCTACAGCTGCATCAAACATGAGTACAGAACACTTTTGGGAATCTGCTGA
- the LOC115013972 gene encoding zinc finger protein 271-like isoform X1, protein MSSVVYLREFVNERLSAAAEEIFGVFEKTIFEYEEEIDRQRRLLDVVWKPEIQLLSRGENPYICKTCGKSFIEMSTLRRHMRIHTELPQQHVCEQQEVLTDQQLCIQERNSSLDQEDPEPPQIKEEQEELCTSQEGEQLVLKQETDDFMVTPTTEQSDHSEDQTLYFNPVDTLNASESVGNVQFTSYMVSEQNSDQQLLSHNSHQKDPKVGKHVDSGSNRNAEPNSQNRHHQSNSHINNVHNPTMSKIHHNTQTGKTYFQCDTCGKAFKYQSSLIPHLRTHSGEKPYSCNTCGKRFSQKSSLNTHVRIHTGEKPFTCNTCGKKFSQTSALNAHLTIHTGEKSHTCNTCGKDFRLIRDLAVHMRIHTGEKPFNCVICGKAFRLSGDLTVHMTNIHWREAVTLQDLRDN, encoded by the exons atgtcttcagtggTGTAtttgagagagtttgtcaacgagagactatctgctgctgctgaagaaatattcggagTTTTTGAAAAAACTATCTTCGAGTACGAAGAAGAGATCGATCGACAACGAAGACTGTTGGATGTTGTTTGGAAACCTGAAATACAGTTACTCAGCAGAG GTGAAAACCCGTATATCTGCAAGACCTGCGGGAAAAGCTTCATTGAGATGTCAACATTGAGAAGGCATATGAGAATCCACACGG agctcccacagcaacatgtctgtgagcagcaggaggtgctcactgaccagcagctctgtattcaggagaggaactccagtctggaccaagaggacccagagcctccacagattaaagaggaacaggaggaactctgcaccagtcaggagggagagcagcttgtactaaAGCAGGAGACTGATGACTTTATGGTGACTCCTACTACTGAGCAAAGTGACCACAGTGAAGATCAAACTCTGTACTTCAATCCTGTTGACACTCTAAATGCATCAGAGTCTGTAGGCAACGTACAATTTACAAGCTATATGGTATCAGAACAAAACAGTGaccagcagctcctctctcacaactctcatcAGAAAGATCCGAAAGTAGGCAAGCATGTAGACTCAGGCTCAAATAGAAATGCAGAGCCAAACTCACAGAACAGACATCACCAAAGCAACAGTCACATTAACAATGTACATAACCCTACCATGTCAAAGATTCACCATAATACTCAAACAGGTAAAACGTATTTCCAATGTGACACTTGTGGAAAGGCTTTTAAGTATCAGTCAAGCTTGATCCCGCACCTGAGAACTCActcaggtgagaagccatactCTTGCAACACCTGTGGGAAAAGATTCAGTCAGAAATCCTCATTGAACACTCATGTAAGAATTCATACAGGGGAGAAACCATTTACTTGCAATACATGTGGGAAAAAATTCAGTCAGACATCAGCATTGAACGCTCATTTAACAATCCATACAGGGGAGAAATCACATACTTGCAATACATGTGGTAAAGATTTCAGACTGATTCGTGACTTGGCAGTccacatgagaatccacacgGGTGAGAAGCCATTTAATTGCGTAATatgtgggaaagctttcagACTCAGTGGTGACCTGACAGTTCATATGACTAATATACACTGGAGAGAGGCTGTAACTTTGCAAGATTTGCGGGACAATTGA
- the LOC115013972 gene encoding zinc finger protein 37-like isoform X2 has translation MSSVVYLREFVNERLSAAAEEIFGVFEKTIFEYEEEIDRQRRLLDVVWKPEIQLLSRELPQQHVCEQQEVLTDQQLCIQERNSSLDQEDPEPPQIKEEQEELCTSQEGEQLVLKQETDDFMVTPTTEQSDHSEDQTLYFNPVDTLNASESVGNVQFTSYMVSEQNSDQQLLSHNSHQKDPKVGKHVDSGSNRNAEPNSQNRHHQSNSHINNVHNPTMSKIHHNTQTGKTYFQCDTCGKAFKYQSSLIPHLRTHSGEKPYSCNTCGKRFSQKSSLNTHVRIHTGEKPFTCNTCGKKFSQTSALNAHLTIHTGEKSHTCNTCGKDFRLIRDLAVHMRIHTGEKPFNCVICGKAFRLSGDLTVHMTNIHWREAVTLQDLRDN, from the exons atgtcttcagtggTGTAtttgagagagtttgtcaacgagagactatctgctgctgctgaagaaatattcggagTTTTTGAAAAAACTATCTTCGAGTACGAAGAAGAGATCGATCGACAACGAAGACTGTTGGATGTTGTTTGGAAACCTGAAATACAGTTACTCAGCAGAG agctcccacagcaacatgtctgtgagcagcaggaggtgctcactgaccagcagctctgtattcaggagaggaactccagtctggaccaagaggacccagagcctccacagattaaagaggaacaggaggaactctgcaccagtcaggagggagagcagcttgtactaaAGCAGGAGACTGATGACTTTATGGTGACTCCTACTACTGAGCAAAGTGACCACAGTGAAGATCAAACTCTGTACTTCAATCCTGTTGACACTCTAAATGCATCAGAGTCTGTAGGCAACGTACAATTTACAAGCTATATGGTATCAGAACAAAACAGTGaccagcagctcctctctcacaactctcatcAGAAAGATCCGAAAGTAGGCAAGCATGTAGACTCAGGCTCAAATAGAAATGCAGAGCCAAACTCACAGAACAGACATCACCAAAGCAACAGTCACATTAACAATGTACATAACCCTACCATGTCAAAGATTCACCATAATACTCAAACAGGTAAAACGTATTTCCAATGTGACACTTGTGGAAAGGCTTTTAAGTATCAGTCAAGCTTGATCCCGCACCTGAGAACTCActcaggtgagaagccatactCTTGCAACACCTGTGGGAAAAGATTCAGTCAGAAATCCTCATTGAACACTCATGTAAGAATTCATACAGGGGAGAAACCATTTACTTGCAATACATGTGGGAAAAAATTCAGTCAGACATCAGCATTGAACGCTCATTTAACAATCCATACAGGGGAGAAATCACATACTTGCAATACATGTGGTAAAGATTTCAGACTGATTCGTGACTTGGCAGTccacatgagaatccacacgGGTGAGAAGCCATTTAATTGCGTAATatgtgggaaagctttcagACTCAGTGGTGACCTGACAGTTCATATGACTAATATACACTGGAGAGAGGCTGTAACTTTGCAAGATTTGCGGGACAATTGA